A part of Desulfobacterales bacterium genomic DNA contains:
- the asnB gene encoding asparagine synthase (glutamine-hydrolyzing), whose translation MCGITGYINPDGVMDSDLKKMNDAVMHRGPDDSGIYIDTGNTIGLGHQRLSIIDLSGGRQPMSNEDDTIWITFNGEIYNFQELKKELEKNHDFKTKSDTETIVHLYQEKGNQCVQYLRGMFSFALYDTNKRTLFAARDHLGQKPFYYYHDGDVFAFGSEIKSLLALKPALRKIDAEALNEYLAIRIITPPRSMFRKIRKLPPGHFLIFQNGQLEICRYWNLRYQPKLRDSFEDILAELENQLASTIRYHLVSDVPVGAFLSGGMDSSLVVAMMRKVSDKTIHTFCGEVDYENYSEAPYARMVSEQYRTRHHELKIKPSLIRTLPDLVWHLDEPSDPLSVCMYSISELARKEVKVVLGGDGGDELFGGYDRYYGNQLVSYYALIPENIRRNIFGRLIDRVPEGFWYRSLSHKLKWMHQLSFEQGADRYAESLGYFYFSDDQRKSLYTDKFYKEVQIFDPEICIKDYFNSSNAEDMIDKMLYADSMTRMVDHPVMIQDRMTMAHGLEARSPFLDHKLVEFCASIPSRFKVRGTRRRYIQTQLAKKYLPSALISRKKQGFSSSLPYILNDEYHTIYDKFLNTSHLVREGYFQRDAIDRLLQEHLMKKADHGCRLWLLCNSEIWYRMHIEDESADSIRMSLSNHG comes from the coding sequence ATGTGTGGAATAACCGGATATATAAATCCAGACGGTGTAATGGATTCCGACCTTAAAAAAATGAATGATGCCGTAATGCACAGGGGCCCGGATGATTCGGGCATTTATATTGATACCGGAAATACCATTGGTTTAGGGCATCAGCGACTTTCTATCATTGACCTTTCAGGCGGCCGTCAGCCGATGTCAAATGAGGACGATACGATATGGATAACTTTTAACGGTGAAATTTATAATTTTCAGGAACTAAAAAAAGAACTTGAGAAAAATCATGATTTCAAAACAAAAAGCGATACTGAAACCATCGTACATCTTTATCAGGAAAAGGGAAACCAGTGTGTCCAGTATCTAAGGGGAATGTTTTCATTTGCTCTTTATGATACAAATAAGCGAACACTTTTTGCCGCACGGGATCATCTCGGGCAGAAACCCTTCTATTACTATCATGATGGCGATGTGTTTGCGTTTGGTTCAGAGATTAAATCATTGCTGGCATTGAAACCTGCGTTGAGAAAGATCGATGCAGAAGCGTTGAATGAGTATCTGGCAATCCGAATCATTACCCCCCCGCGCTCCATGTTTCGAAAAATCAGAAAGCTTCCCCCAGGTCATTTTCTGATCTTTCAGAATGGGCAGCTTGAAATCTGTAGATACTGGAATTTAAGATATCAGCCGAAACTCAGAGACAGTTTTGAAGATATTCTGGCGGAACTTGAAAACCAGCTTGCGTCTACCATAAGATACCATCTTGTCAGTGATGTTCCGGTCGGTGCTTTTTTGAGCGGCGGGATGGATTCCAGTCTTGTGGTTGCGATGATGAGAAAAGTCAGCGATAAGACAATCCATACATTCTGCGGTGAGGTCGATTATGAAAACTACAGTGAGGCGCCTTATGCCAGAATGGTTTCAGAACAATACCGAACCCGACATCATGAACTGAAGATTAAGCCTTCTTTAATCCGCACCTTACCGGATCTGGTCTGGCATCTTGACGAGCCGTCCGATCCGCTTTCCGTCTGTATGTACTCCATTTCAGAACTGGCTCGCAAAGAGGTAAAAGTGGTATTGGGTGGTGATGGCGGCGATGAATTGTTTGGAGGATATGATCGGTATTATGGGAATCAGCTGGTATCCTATTATGCCCTTATTCCTGAAAATATTCGAAGGAATATTTTTGGCAGATTAATTGATCGCGTTCCTGAAGGCTTCTGGTACAGGAGCTTAAGCCATAAGCTCAAATGGATGCATCAGCTCTCATTTGAGCAGGGGGCAGATCGGTATGCAGAAAGCCTGGGGTATTTTTACTTTTCAGATGATCAAAGGAAGTCTCTCTATACGGACAAATTTTATAAGGAAGTTCAAATATTTGATCCGGAGATCTGTATTAAGGATTATTTCAACAGTTCTAATGCTGAAGATATGATTGATAAAATGCTGTACGCCGACAGCATGACGCGAATGGTGGATCATCCGGTAATGATACAAGATAGAATGACAATGGCTCATGGCCTGGAGGCAAGATCTCCATTTCTGGACCATAAACTGGTAGAATTCTGTGCTTCCATTCCAAGCAGGTTCAAAGTCAGAGGAACCCGGCGAAGATATATTCAGACGCAACTGGCAAAGAAATATTTACCCTCAGCGTTGATAAGTCGGAAAAAACAGGGCTTCTCATCTTCGCTTCCGTATATATTAAATGATGAATATCATACGATATATGATAAATTTTTGAATACTTCGCACCTGGTCCGGGAAGGATATTTCCAGAGAGATGCCATTGATAGGCTGCTTCAGGAACATTTGATGAAAAAAGCGGATCATGGATGTAGATTGTGGTTATTATGCAACAGTGAAATCTGGTACAGAATGCATATCGAAGACGAAAGTGCCGACTCGATTCGGATGTCGCTGTCGAACCACGGATAA
- a CDS encoding lysylphosphatidylglycerol synthase transmembrane domain-containing protein, translating into MIISCILLGVFFAWIDVNELKGVLKTADYRYLSVALVLMFINRVLMPVKWNILLIAKDIHIAWFDAIRIYYISSFMGLYLPPTVGADSIRVYYTSKKKYPVSDIVASIIVERIIGFLALIFFIIIGCFILSSCFTDMNLKLHNLIFTSLTMSFLFVLFFFVSLNNFFIRIVETFLEKLFHRKWIGKSAVIAHKLFQSYACYKTKKHFLILFYVLTCIEVLMPVIISYIIAGALNVSVPLSFFFAFVPIVLFLIRLPISIDGFGINEGGYIYFLSLMGVPETLGFGVGIINHFILLIGLLPGVFFYAFDKYKDYNQTKQKMTIPDTPIIQQPR; encoded by the coding sequence TTGATTATCAGTTGCATTTTGCTGGGTGTTTTTTTTGCCTGGATCGATGTTAACGAGTTAAAAGGCGTTTTAAAAACAGCCGATTACCGATATCTATCGGTGGCTCTCGTGTTGATGTTTATCAACAGGGTCCTGATGCCGGTAAAGTGGAATATCCTGCTGATAGCTAAAGATATTCATATTGCCTGGTTTGATGCGATACGGATTTATTATATTTCTTCATTTATGGGATTATATCTGCCACCGACGGTAGGGGCTGATTCGATCCGAGTGTACTATACCAGTAAGAAAAAATATCCTGTATCGGATATCGTCGCTTCTATCATTGTTGAAAGGATTATAGGATTTCTCGCATTAATTTTTTTCATTATCATCGGATGCTTCATATTATCATCCTGTTTTACCGATATGAATCTAAAGCTACATAATCTGATTTTTACGAGCCTGACGATGAGCTTTCTGTTCGTTTTATTTTTCTTTGTCTCTCTGAATAATTTCTTCATCAGGATAGTTGAAACATTTTTAGAGAAGCTGTTCCATAGAAAATGGATCGGTAAATCCGCGGTAATCGCTCATAAACTTTTTCAATCTTATGCCTGTTATAAAACAAAGAAGCACTTTTTGATACTATTCTATGTTCTGACCTGTATCGAGGTGTTGATGCCCGTTATTATCAGCTATATCATTGCTGGCGCGCTCAATGTCTCGGTGCCGCTATCCTTTTTTTTCGCCTTTGTTCCCATAGTGCTTTTTTTAATCCGGTTGCCCATCTCCATAGACGGGTTCGGCATTAATGAGGGGGGATATATATATTTTCTTTCATTAATGGGGGTTCCGGAGACTCTGGGCTTTGGCGTCGGAATTATCAATCATTTTATCCTGCTCATTGGTTTATTACCGGGGGTGTTTTTTTATGCGTTTGATAAATACAAAGACTATAATCAAACCAAACAGAAAATGACCATTCCTGACACGCCAATTATTCAACAACCCAGATGA